ACCATACTGGATAAAGAAAATTCCAGTAATGAATACCCCCACAAATACGAAAATGAACTCCATTTCTTGATATTGAGGGTTAGGGTAAAAGATCAGTCCGTAAAAAAGAAAAATAGCACTAAACATGACCGTATTTCTTGGTCGCTTATGTCTTAAAATCAACTTAATCTCCGTGGCCATAAGTTCTCCTTTATGACCAAACCGCTTAAGGAAGGCAAAATCGCCTGAAACGCTTGCTTCCTTCTTTTTAATTGATATTTCTTCTGGGTAAGTGTTGTTTACTAAGAAGTTAAAATTTAGGAAGTAAAAGAGAACCGTTGCTAGCCATGGAATAGCACCTAAATATGGTGTAGCGAGCACAGTACTCATCATTTCTGACGATATAGAAGACAAGCTTACAATTCCGTAAAAGTCCAATGCAGCAATGCCTGCGATTACGATAAAAGCATAGAAAATTAGGTTAGGATGCTCACTTAGTTTTTTCTTAAATAGAATGATTGCATAGTGTAGCATAAAGGCTAAACCGACAATGAATAGAAGCCAACCCACAGCTTGGCCAGTACTATTAGCACTATTGACCACCCGAATGGCGAAAGGAGCAAAGAATAGTAGACTCAATACATTGAAAGGGCTAAGCAAGCTTTTGCCCAACATGTAGTTGATCATTTTAGCCTTTCTAATGGGCAGATGCAAATAAGGTTGTATAGACAGTACGGGCACATTTTGCAAAAAGAACCTGATAAAAAACTCAAAGGCCACATAATAGATAACTACACTATTAATAATGCTTAGCGGATCAGTATCAGGCAAAATTGCCCCAACGATTTCTTTCAGGAAAATGCCTATCAAGAGCGCATAGGCTGTGATCATAATGGCTGCCAAGCCAAGGAAAATGTTGGCTACGAGGTTTTTGGCCCAAACTGCCGACCTGAATTGCTCTTTCCAAGAGTGACTTAAAAGGGCTTGAATCATAGTGCTAGTTTAAATTTATATCTAAGGCTAAAATACAATCGAGTATGGCATGAGTCGCCTTTATATAGAATTCCTGATTTACATTTTCGAATGTATCTGTGGGTTTGTGATAATGGGCATGGTCTTCTACACCAAAGTAGAGGAAAGGAATTCCCTTCTTGTGAAAAGCACCATGATCAGATTGGTTGGTCCAATCGTTATACCCCAAATCTGGCGTATCGTGTCCTAGTTTAAGCTGTAATGGCGCCGGGTCTATTTTTTCCACGATAGGCTTGAGGTTTGGGTAATGGTGCGTTCCAGCCACATAAAGCTCATTTTTATCGTTGATGCTGATCATATCCATGTTAATATTTAAGACAACATCTTCTACGGGAATCTTTTGATCTTCTAAAAAGGCAGTAGCTCCTCTTAAACCCATTTCTTCACCATCCAAAGCTGCAAAGATCAAGGTATGTCTTGGTTTGTTGGCTCGGAAATATTCCATTAAACCTAAAAGAGCGGCAACTCCCGAGGCATTATCATCAGCCCCATTGTAGATCAGGCTATCTCTTACTCCTAAATGATCGTAATGTGCGGTGATGGCAAAAGCAGAACTCTCTTTTCCTTTGATGACGCCGATTACATTAACGCCTTCTATTTCTTCACCATTGCGGTTTTTGAAGGTAAACGGGTGACGATAGCCCTTTTTATAGCTTTTTGCACTAACATCTTTGAATTGCCCAATGATAAACCTTCGAGCAGCTTCAGCACCAGGAGTTCCTGTTTTTCTACCTTGAGCCGCATCATGCGAAAGTCGCCTTAAGTCATCAAGCATTAGCTCTGTATCCAGGCGATTTAGTTGTGCCGTAGCGGATAATGTTACGCACAATGAGAATATAAATAGGACAATGAAATTTGAATATCTTTGCATCGTTATAATCGTTGTTGAAAGCTATTTACTACTTCAGTTCTGGTTCAATTTAACTTTCATAAACATAATCAATACGAAATAAAGTCTTGCGACCATTCATAGATAAGTTGTTTCTCACTATGCTTCTTTTGGGCTATACAATGACTGTATTTGGCCAAAATAGCACCGACTTACTACTTAGTAAATTGGAAATAAGTCAAGCACTTTATCCGCCTAAAGATATTCTCAGTACCAAGTCGATTGTCCTAATTTCAGTGCCAGAGGATGCAGATAGAAATGAGTGGATGGAATCGGTAGATGAGTTGCAGCAGTTCTTTGCCGAAGAAGGTATTGACGCAGTGGCTTACATAGAAACAGAGGTTTTGTTTTCTCAACCTAATGATCGCTTGACCATACCTGAATTTCTACGTAAAAGGGGAATTAACAACCTAATTCTGTTCGCAGCGGGAGGTAAAAAGGGGCCAGTTTTCTTAGCGATAGGACCTTATAATGGGGAAGAAAATTTCTTTGACAAAGGAGCTACTTTTTGGGCACGAGAAGGAGCAAACCTAGATGGGATTAAAGATGAACTGAGCGCCTATTTTAAAACAGGGGCGATTTACAGAGGAAACTTATTGGTGAACGAAAATGCAGAATTCTTTTATCCTGAAGTAGATTTGGGTGTAGTAGCAAAGAGTGTTCCGCCGAAAATTGCTGATTTTAAAGTGGCCATCGAAAGGATAGATAAAGCTCTTTTGGCAGATCAAGGGCCGGCTGCATTTAGATATGCTAATTTCTACAATCAAGTGCGTTATGACAGCGAAATCACAGGTAGGGAACGGTGGTTAAATTCGCTCCACTCCGATACGACTAACAATTTCTATTACAAAGAGGAAAAGCAGACAAACCAACAGTTGCGGAAAGATGGTTTTCAGTATGAGCTTCGATACGTTTCTGCACCTGAAAACTTGCTATATGATTGGATTTCTTTTCCCGACCGCAAGAAACCACGAAAAGCTCTAGTTCATAAATTTTACTTGAGTGACCTACGCAATAATAACATTTATGTAGGTAAGAATTGGGATGCCGCATTGGACTGGGAAGCTGCCTTACAAAACTTTTTAGGCCAAATACAGCAGGTTATACAAGAAAACGCGAACTAATCCCCTCTATTCTCCATACGTCTAATTTCATTATCGTCAGTTATTCAGTCTGCCTATATTGTGTCTAAACTGATGATAACAACATGAAAAAGATTACTGTATTTTTTGTCTGTCTCTTTATGACAGGCGTTAGCGTATTTGGTTTTCAGAACACAGAAATCGACTATGACGCTATATATAAGATTAAAGACGAAGGGTTAAATAATAGCCAAGTAATGGATATTGCTTGGAATTTGACCGATCGTATTGGTCCACGGCTTACAGGTTCGGAAGGACTTAAAAGAGCCTATGATTGGACTTCAGCAGAAATGAAAGAATGGGGCCTCTCCAATGTAAAAGTAGAAGCTTGGGGTGAATTTGGTCCTGGATGGGGCGTCAAGAAGTCTTACTTAGCAATGACAGCTCCTTATTACCAAGCGTTGATTGGTATACCGAAGGCTTGGACACCTGGCACTGATGGTGAAATTGAGGCTGAAGTAGTTTATGTAAATATTCAAAACGAATCAGATTTAGCTAAATACAAAGGTAAATTGGCCGGTAAGGTCGTAATGTTACCAACCACAGCTAGTGCAGAAACAACCTTTGAAGCGGATGCGCGCAGACTTACCGATGAGCAATTGGACGGTATGATGAGTGCTCGTGTGAGCAATGCCAACAGACAATTTTCAGCAAGGAGAGTATCTGATTTTAGAAGAAGGGCGCAATTGCGAAACGCAGCTTACCAGCTCTTTAAAGACGAAGGCGTAAAAATGGTACTAGCAACCAACCGAGGAGGTCAGGGTACTTTCTTTACTTCAAATGGAGCAAGAAGAGACCCTAATGCACTTCCTGAAATGGAAATTTCTCCAGAACACTATAATAGACTAGTCCGACTTGCTGTAAAAGGTGAGCCAATCAGAATTGAAGCAGATACTAAAACTGTTTTCCAAAGAGAAGATTTGAAAGGCTATAATGTTTTGGGCGAAATACCAGGTTCTGATCCAAAACTGAAGGATGAAGTAGTGATGCTAGGGGCTCACTTGGATTCTTGGTTTGCAGGTACAGGTGCTACCGATAATGCGGCAGGTTCTGCGGTAATGATGGAAGTAATGCGAATTCTAAAGGAGTCTAAAATTCCTTTAAAAAGAACGGTTAGAGTCGCGCTTTGGAGTGGTGAAGAGCAAGGTCTTTATGGTTCAAGAAACTACGTGCAGAACACATTTATGAAAAATGGAAAGCCAAACTCAGCACATGAGAAGTTTTCTGCTTATTACAATATGGATAATGGTACTGGTGCTGTCAGAGGAATTTACTTACAAAGTAACGAGGCTGTAAGACCAATTTTCCAAGAGTGGTTTAAAGCTTTTGAAGACATGGGTGCAAGCACTGTAACCATTAGAAATACTGGTGGAACTGACCACCAAGCTTTTGATGGAATTGGCTTACCAGGGTTTCAGTTTATTCAAGACCCAATTGATTATGGTACTAGAACGCACCACTCGAATATGGATGTATTTGAGCGTTTGCAAGCGGCTGACTTAAGAAAAAATGCAGTAATCATAGCTACAATGGTTATGCAAACTGCTAATATGGACGAGAAAATGCCTAGAAAACCTAAGGTGTTTGAAAGCCTTAATAGAAGCAGATAGGCTCAGAAATTAATCGAATGATTTTGGAAAGCACCATGTTTAGTCATGGTGCTTTTTTAGTATAAATCGGGGTTGATAAATGGTATGAGTGCCAAAACAACCGCTGGTTGATAATAATCGGCACGATTGATTAAATCCTTTGTCAGAATTCCGACGGCCCCGTTTGACTGTTTTGAATTACTTCTATTAAAGACAATGTCATCGGCCTCACCGAGTTCAATACCTTGCCGAACGAGTTCTTGAATTTTAGGGGGAAGCTGAAAAGCCGATGTTCTAGCATCTCCGTTAGCGTCTCGAGAAAGGATGTATACCCAAGCGAAGGCTTCCATTTTCTGGGGGCTATCTGTGATCCCACCTTCAATTCCGACCCAATAATCCGATTCAGGGTAACTGTTTCGTGCGTGATGGCTTCGGTTTTTAGCACCAATCCAAGTCTCTTCATCAGTCATGGGCTGATCGCTGACGTCGGAAGGAACAGCGGCACCTTCTACAGTGATTTTGTTATCTGGAAATACTTGCTGAAAAGCGTCTTGGGTACACTTTAATTTGACTGGGTTTTTAGAACCGACTATGACTTTAATTTCGGTTGAGGGCAATGAGTTTCTCATCCATTTTAAGTCTACTATAAAATACAGTTAACGCTTCTTGTACTTTTTTGTCGCCCTGTTTTACTTCCCACGCTTTCTCCATGTATGGCAAGGCTTTTCTGGTCCAATCATGGCCGATTTCCTCAGTCTCTTTACCAACGATTTCATATTCCTCGTTGCTCATCAGGTTAATCCGAGTATAAATTCTATTGGCTTGTTCGTTAATCATTACAGCGTAGTTATAATTCGCCGTAAAGTTATCAGGTGAATTGGCCAAGAAACGTTCGTAGTTCATGGAAGCCTGCTCAAAATAGCTTTCGGATCTTTCAGGCCTACCTTCGGCATAGGCGGTTTTAAAGATTATATCAAATAAATCGGCCTGTCTAAGGACCAACTCCATATTACTTGGGTTTCTTTTTACGGCTGTGTTGAGAACAGATTCCGCCTCTTCTAGCTTTCCGATTCGAATCAATGTTCTGACTTCTTCAATCACATATGGGATATGGTCTGGATAGTTGAATCTTGCATCTTCAACCACATCCAGCAATTCTTCAGGGCTCACTCTTAAGTTCCTTTTGGCAATGATTAAGCCGTCGTAGGCCTGTTTGCTGAGCACGTCTAAGTCTTTGGCAGCTAGGTAGTTTTCCACCGCCAGTTCGTATTTACCAGCATATACTGCGCACAATGCAGTAAAAATAAAGGCACGTGTTTCGGTCGGTTTAGAGATTTTGGACACTAAAAAGGCGTCTATTGCGTCGTTAAACTTTTGTGCTTGAAATAGCCGTGTACCCTCATTGATCCCATTAGCCCACAGGATTTCAATTTGGTTCTTGGCCAATACTTGAAGGTTACTCTTTCGGGTCGTGAGCGATAGGGTATTATTGTAGGAATCGACAATAGTGTTGATGAGTTCGCTCGGGTTTTCTTTGAATTTGTTGAGTTGCGGATCTTTGGATTCAAAGATTTCATGATAAACGCGAGCTTTCATAAACCAAGCTCTCGGATTGTCGCTGATGCCTGGCTGTTCAAAAGCCTCATCGATCGCTGCTTTGGCTTCGACGTAGTTTTTATCATTCAGCATCGTCGTGGCCACAGATATCAAATCTTGCGAATAGCTATTCGCAGAGAGTAGATAGATGAATATAGAAAGTAAGTGTTTCAATGATCCAGCAGCCAGTAACGTGCAAAGTTAGTCTTTTTGACCTACTTTGTAAACAGTCCGATAAAGAATGAGGATTAAATATACCACAGAAAATGTAACTTTTACATACATTTTTTTGTGGAACGTCACAAAAAACCAATGTGGCCATTGATAATTTTTATGAAAGATTACTGAATATCTTCCAATCGGCAGCTTTATACGTTGAGAACTGTTGTGGATAATTTTTGAAGGGGGCTAGTCAATAGTCCCCTTCAAGAACCCTTTATTTCCTCCAATTAGGCAAGTTACCCGGCATTTGGAGCGCTAGATTGCCTTTGAATTTTTCATCCATTTTCTCAAAATCTTGTCGCAGTGACTTGACTTTAGCAAGGATCGGCGTAAACTCATCGGCAGCAACATCATAATTTCTTTTTGATGTACCTGGTACATTAGAAGTTGAACCAAAAGTATCGAATATCGCATTTTGTGCTCTTTGTGCAGTGCTGTACTCAGCATCAATGTCAAGCCTACCCAGCACTGGGTCTCCATTGATATCCATTCTCACAGAATTCAGTTGCCTTTCAAGCGCCAAGATTTCCTTGAAAAGACTATTAGCTGTTTCAGCGGGATAAGTCTTGGATGCTGCTTTGTACTGTTGAATCTTGGTGTTCAAATTACGCAAGACACTCTGTGTAGCATTGATGGCATTGACAAGCTTGATGGCTTTCTTTTTGAAAGCGGCCATTTCTCCCCAATTCTCGGCAGGAATAGTTCGATTATTAAGTTCACTCACTTCGAATTCCACGGGTGGATGAATTTGGCTTAATTCTCCTTTCACGTTTTTGCTCATGGTGACAGTATAGGTGCCCGGCACCACGAAAATATTAGAAGAAGATAAGCTCTGACTTTGATTGGCTTGTCTTTCATTTACCTGCCCAAAACTCATGTAAGTCATATCCCATACGACTTGGTTCATGCCCTTGTTTAAGCCTGTTCTCAACTCACTTACAACGTCACCTGCCTGATCCTTAATCGTAAATAGCAAGAACGAGGGAAGCTCATCTTGTTCTGCCTTATATGCCTCGACTGTTGGGTAAGGGATGGCGTCATTATTCTTGAAGGCTTCTCTTTCTTTTTTCTGTCTTTCTGATTTTAAAGACGTGGTTCCTTCTTTGAGCCAGTATTTGATAACGGCTCCTTTTTGAGGGTTAGGGGAGGTGTGAAACATTTCACCTTGAAACCCTTTCTGCGGAGAACCAAGACTTCCTAGAGGAGTCCAAGTATTAAACATATAAGCCTTCTTGATATCAAATATATGAGCCTCTTTTTCAGTGACTTTTTCAGCTAGTTCTCTCAAAGCACTGTAATTGTCCAGTATGTAAAATCCTCTGCCAAAAGAAGCGACGGCCAAATCATTTTCGCGTTCTTGAATAGCCAGATCCCTTACATTGATCGTTGGTATACCCGATTTCAAAGCTGTCCAGCTGTCCCCACCATTAATGGAAACATGAACACCATACTCTGTTCCTGCAAATAGGATATCTGCATTTTTATGATCTTGTTCTAAGGCGTATACCGCCCCTTCTGGCAAGTTATTGCTGATGTTTTTCCAACTTTGTCCCTTATCATTACTCACATAAACATAAGGGGTAAAATCACCACTTTTGTGGTTATTGAAGGCTGCATAAACAGTGTTAACGTCATATTTGGAAGCAATCAAGTCATAGACGTAAGTGTTTTCAGGCACCTCTGGAAATCGATTAATCTGGCGCCAGTTTTTACCATCGTCTTCTGTAATGCTAATTTGTCCATCATCTGAACCGACATAGATTAGTCCTGCTTGAAGTCTAGATTCATCTAGTGAAACAGCTGCGCCATATCTTGACGTAGAACCATTTTTTGCCACGGCATCCATTGGCCAAATTTTACCCATAACGGGTAGTAGGTTTCGGTCAATATCCTGATCTAACTCACCACTGATCACTTCCCAAGAATCTCCTCGGTCTGTACTTTTAAAGAGCTTATTTGCCGCATAGTATAAGGTTTTATGATCATGAGGACTAACCATTAATGGTGCATCCCAGTTGAAATTATAGGCTTTTTCTCCTTTTCTAGGCCTTGGTATGATCGCTACACCTTCACCACTTTGTCGATCGAAACGTGTAAGTCCACCATTTTGATACTGAGCATAAACTATGTTATCGTCCACAGGATCAGGAACTGATTCAAAACCGTCGCCTCCCTGGGTTACAATCCAATCGCTGCTGACAATACCATGTTGGCTCACTGTTTGAGATGGACCGTGTAAACTATAATTGTCCTGTGTTCCGCCCATTACATTGTAAAAAGGCTCGGCATTATCCACAGACACTTTGTAAAATTGAGTAACAGGAAGGTTTGTAAAGAACTTCCATGTTTTTCCCTGGTCAAACGATTCATAAACGCCACCGTCGCAGCCTTGTAATATGTGGTGATTATTATTTGGGTCAATCCACAAGGCGTGGTTATCCCAGTGTTTGCTTTGCTCTCCAAGGTTGTTGAAAGTTTTTCCACCATCTACTGTGAAAGATGTGAAAGTATTGAGAAGGTAAACTCTGTTTTCATCTACTGGGTCTGCCACAATCTCTTGGTAGTAGTTACCGCTAGAGGAGGTACCACTCATTTTTTGCCATGATGCTGCACGATTGGTGCTCTTGTAGAAACCCCCTTGTCCGTTTTGTGCTTCTACAACAGCGTAAATGATTTCTGGGTTGGCAGGAGAGATCGCCATACCAATTCTCCCTTTGTCAAC
This is a stretch of genomic DNA from Roseivirga misakiensis. It encodes these proteins:
- a CDS encoding DUF5687 family protein, translated to MIQALLSHSWKEQFRSAVWAKNLVANIFLGLAAIMITAYALLIGIFLKEIVGAILPDTDPLSIINSVVIYYVAFEFFIRFFLQNVPVLSIQPYLHLPIRKAKMINYMLGKSLLSPFNVLSLLFFAPFAIRVVNSANSTGQAVGWLLFIVGLAFMLHYAIILFKKKLSEHPNLIFYAFIVIAGIAALDFYGIVSLSSISSEMMSTVLATPYLGAIPWLATVLFYFLNFNFLVNNTYPEEISIKKKEASVSGDFAFLKRFGHKGELMATEIKLILRHKRPRNTVMFSAIFLFYGLIFYPNPQYQEMEFIFVFVGVFITGIFFIQYGQFLLSWDSSFFDFVLVRKSTFKEYIEAKYYLFVLISTIGFVVSLGYGYFGWKIVLINFCAYLFNIGINVFAVMRIAMFNPKKIDLNKRAAFNYEGVGAAQFLIAIPIMILPYLIYAPLAIFGYADLGIILTGGAGLVGFILREKSLKIITDYFVQNKHKIAAGFRAQ
- a CDS encoding M20/M25/M40 family metallo-hydrolase, with translation MKKITVFFVCLFMTGVSVFGFQNTEIDYDAIYKIKDEGLNNSQVMDIAWNLTDRIGPRLTGSEGLKRAYDWTSAEMKEWGLSNVKVEAWGEFGPGWGVKKSYLAMTAPYYQALIGIPKAWTPGTDGEIEAEVVYVNIQNESDLAKYKGKLAGKVVMLPTTASAETTFEADARRLTDEQLDGMMSARVSNANRQFSARRVSDFRRRAQLRNAAYQLFKDEGVKMVLATNRGGQGTFFTSNGARRDPNALPEMEISPEHYNRLVRLAVKGEPIRIEADTKTVFQREDLKGYNVLGEIPGSDPKLKDEVVMLGAHLDSWFAGTGATDNAAGSAVMMEVMRILKESKIPLKRTVRVALWSGEEQGLYGSRNYVQNTFMKNGKPNSAHEKFSAYYNMDNGTGAVRGIYLQSNEAVRPIFQEWFKAFEDMGASTVTIRNTGGTDHQAFDGIGLPGFQFIQDPIDYGTRTHHSNMDVFERLQAADLRKNAVIIATMVMQTANMDEKMPRKPKVFESLNRSR
- a CDS encoding WD40/YVTN/BNR-like repeat-containing protein; this encodes MKKHYSLFLSLLMILSLFGHEASAQRKKNKKQDKTEVVDPLKGISLGSLKFRSIGPALTSGRIADIAVNPNNSSEFYVAAAAGGVWKTTNAGTTFKPIFDNYGSYSIGSLAMDPNNSNVIWVGTGENNNQRSVSYGDGLYKSVNGGASFKKVGLEKSEHIGMIKIDPRNSDVVYVAATGPLWSAGGDRGLYKTTDGGKTWDKVLEISEHTGVNEVHIDPRNPDVLYATAHQRRRRQWTYLGGGPESGIYKSKDAGATWEKANSGLPGVDKGRIGMAISPANPEIIYAVVEAQNGQGGFYKSTNRAASWQKMSGTSSSGNYYQEIVADPVDENRVYLLNTFTSFTVDGGKTFNNLGEQSKHWDNHALWIDPNNNHHILQGCDGGVYESFDQGKTWKFFTNLPVTQFYKVSVDNAEPFYNVMGGTQDNYSLHGPSQTVSQHGIVSSDWIVTQGGDGFESVPDPVDDNIVYAQYQNGGLTRFDRQSGEGVAIIPRPRKGEKAYNFNWDAPLMVSPHDHKTLYYAANKLFKSTDRGDSWEVISGELDQDIDRNLLPVMGKIWPMDAVAKNGSTSRYGAAVSLDESRLQAGLIYVGSDDGQISITEDDGKNWRQINRFPEVPENTYVYDLIASKYDVNTVYAAFNNHKSGDFTPYVYVSNDKGQSWKNISNNLPEGAVYALEQDHKNADILFAGTEYGVHVSINGGDSWTALKSGIPTINVRDLAIQERENDLAVASFGRGFYILDNYSALRELAEKVTEKEAHIFDIKKAYMFNTWTPLGSLGSPQKGFQGEMFHTSPNPQKGAVIKYWLKEGTTSLKSERQKKEREAFKNNDAIPYPTVEAYKAEQDELPSFLLFTIKDQAGDVVSELRTGLNKGMNQVVWDMTYMSFGQVNERQANQSQSLSSSNIFVVPGTYTVTMSKNVKGELSQIHPPVEFEVSELNNRTIPAENWGEMAAFKKKAIKLVNAINATQSVLRNLNTKIQQYKAASKTYPAETANSLFKEILALERQLNSVRMDINGDPVLGRLDIDAEYSTAQRAQNAIFDTFGSTSNVPGTSKRNYDVAADEFTPILAKVKSLRQDFEKMDEKFKGNLALQMPGNLPNWRK
- a CDS encoding M28 family peptidase, whose product is MQRYSNFIVLFIFSLCVTLSATAQLNRLDTELMLDDLRRLSHDAAQGRKTGTPGAEAARRFIIGQFKDVSAKSYKKGYRHPFTFKNRNGEEIEGVNVIGVIKGKESSAFAITAHYDHLGVRDSLIYNGADDNASGVAALLGLMEYFRANKPRHTLIFAALDGEEMGLRGATAFLEDQKIPVEDVVLNINMDMISINDKNELYVAGTHHYPNLKPIVEKIDPAPLQLKLGHDTPDLGYNDWTNQSDHGAFHKKGIPFLYFGVEDHAHYHKPTDTFENVNQEFYIKATHAILDCILALDINLN
- a CDS encoding tetratricopeptide repeat protein gives rise to the protein MKHLLSIFIYLLSANSYSQDLISVATTMLNDKNYVEAKAAIDEAFEQPGISDNPRAWFMKARVYHEIFESKDPQLNKFKENPSELINTIVDSYNNTLSLTTRKSNLQVLAKNQIEILWANGINEGTRLFQAQKFNDAIDAFLVSKISKPTETRAFIFTALCAVYAGKYELAVENYLAAKDLDVLSKQAYDGLIIAKRNLRVSPEELLDVVEDARFNYPDHIPYVIEEVRTLIRIGKLEEAESVLNTAVKRNPSNMELVLRQADLFDIIFKTAYAEGRPERSESYFEQASMNYERFLANSPDNFTANYNYAVMINEQANRIYTRINLMSNEEYEIVGKETEEIGHDWTRKALPYMEKAWEVKQGDKKVQEALTVFYSRLKMDEKLIALNRN
- the yjjX gene encoding inosine/xanthosine triphosphatase, with translation MRNSLPSTEIKVIVGSKNPVKLKCTQDAFQQVFPDNKITVEGAAVPSDVSDQPMTDEETWIGAKNRSHHARNSYPESDYWVGIEGGITDSPQKMEAFAWVYILSRDANGDARTSAFQLPPKIQELVRQGIELGEADDIVFNRSNSKQSNGAVGILTKDLINRADYYQPAVVLALIPFINPDLY